One Aegilops tauschii subsp. strangulata cultivar AL8/78 chromosome 7, Aet v6.0, whole genome shotgun sequence genomic window carries:
- the LOC109740290 gene encoding polypyrimidine tract-binding protein homolog 1 isoform X1 gives MPSGSTQFRYTQTPSKVLHLRNMPWESTEEELVELCKPFGRVVNTMCNVGANRNQAFVEFADQNQAISMVSYYASSSEPAQVRGKTVYIQYSNRQEITNNKGTGDSSGNVLLVTFEGVQPNDVSIDVIHLVFSAFGFVHKIATFEKAAGFQALIQYTDAPTALEAKNSLDGRSIPRYLLAQHVSICHLRITFSAHKDLNIKFQSHRSRDYTNPYLPVNPTAIEGIAQPMLGSDGKIKEPESNVLLASIENMQYAVGVDVLHTVFSSFGAVRKIAMFEKNGGMQALIQYPDITTAGVAKQALEGHCIYDGGYCKLHLSYSRHTDLNVKAHDERSRDYTVSDPSAQVQAAGQAPGLSTPGAAWQSTTPAAFYGSSARAASIGQVPAWNPNMQRGAFAPASTSYPTQLLMANPGPHFPAVGSSSGAPPMLYQASQQMAQYGTAPAALPHAALSGEPMYFPK, from the exons ATGCCGTCCGGGTCTACGCAGTTCCGGTACACACAGACGCCGTCCAAGGTGCTGCACCTACGGAACATGCCGTGGGAGAGCACTGAGGAGGAGCTCGTCGAGCTCTGCAAACCATTCGGCAGGGTTGTGAACACCATGTGCAACGTCGGAGCCAACCGCAACCAGGCCTTCGTGGAGTTC GCAGATCAAAACCAGGCAATTTCAATGGTTTCATATTATGCTTCATCTTCAGAACCTGCCCAAGTTCGTGGTAAAACTGTGTATATCCAGTATTCAAATAGGCAAGAAATAACAAACAATAAAGGCACTGGTGATTCTTCTGGCAATGTCCTGCTTGTCACCTTTGAAGGTGTCCAGCCTAATGATGTTAGCATAGATGTTATCCATTTG GTATTTTCTGCTTTTGGGTTTGTTCACAAGATAGCAACGTTTGAGAAAGCCGCTGGTTTCCAG GCACTTATCCAATATACTGATGCTCCAACTGCTCTAGAGGCAAAAAATTCGTTAGACGGAAGAAGCATACCGAG GTATCTACTGGCTCAACACGTCAGCATTTGTCACCTGCGCATTACATTTTCTGCGCACAAAGATTTGAATATTAAATTTCAATCACATCGCAGCAG GGATTACACAAATCCTTATCTTCCTGTTAATCCAACTGCAATCGAGGGAATCGCACAG CCCATGTTAGGCTCTGATGGGAAGATTAAGGAGCCAGAGAGCAATGTACTTTTAGCATCAATCGAGAACATGCAGTATGCTGTGGGAGTGGATGTTCTACACACT GTGTTCTCTTCTTTTGGTGCTGTCCGAAAGATTGCAATGTTCGAGAAGAATGGTGGAATGCAGGCTCTAATTCAGTATCCAG ATATAACAACAGCAGGAGTTGCTAAACAAGCTCTGGAGGGACATTGCATATATGATGGTGGTTACTGTAAGCTTCATCTGTCATACTCTCGTCATACTGATCTGAATGTGAAG GCACATGACGAGAGAAGCAGAGACTACACCGTCTCGGATCCTAGTGCTCAGGTACAAGCTGCAGGTCAAGCCCCTGGTCTAAGCACTCCTGGAGCAGCATGGCAAAGCACCACCCCTGCTGCTTTTTATGGAAGCTCAGCAAGAGCGGCCTCTATCGGACAAGTGCCAGCCTGGAATCCTAACATGCAGCGAGGGGCGTTTGCACCTGCATCAACCTCGTACCCTACCCAATTATTGATGGCAAACCCAGGCCCGCACTTTCCAGCAGTCGGATCAAGCTCTGGTGCTCCTCCGATGTTGTACCAAGCTTCGCAGCAGATGGCACAATATGGCACAGCCCCTGCTGCTCTGCCTCATGCAGCCTTGTCTGGCGAACCGATGTACTTCCCAAAATGA
- the LOC109740290 gene encoding polypyrimidine tract-binding protein homolog 1 isoform X2: MPSGSTQFRYTQTPSKVLHLRNMPWESTEEELVELCKPFGRVVNTMCNVGANRNQAFVEFADQNQAISMVSYYASSSEPAQVRGKTVYIQYSNRQEITNNKGTGDSSGNVLLVTFEGVQPNDVSIDVIHLVFSAFGFVHKIATFEKAAGFQALIQYTDAPTALEAKNSLDGRSIPRYLLAQHVSICHLRITFSAHKDLNIKFQSHRSRDYTNPYLPVNPTAIEGIAQPMLGSDGKIKEPESNVLLASIENMQYAVGVDVLHTVFSSFGAVRKIAMFEKNGGMQALIQYPDITTAGVAKQALEGHCIYDGGYCT, encoded by the exons ATGCCGTCCGGGTCTACGCAGTTCCGGTACACACAGACGCCGTCCAAGGTGCTGCACCTACGGAACATGCCGTGGGAGAGCACTGAGGAGGAGCTCGTCGAGCTCTGCAAACCATTCGGCAGGGTTGTGAACACCATGTGCAACGTCGGAGCCAACCGCAACCAGGCCTTCGTGGAGTTC GCAGATCAAAACCAGGCAATTTCAATGGTTTCATATTATGCTTCATCTTCAGAACCTGCCCAAGTTCGTGGTAAAACTGTGTATATCCAGTATTCAAATAGGCAAGAAATAACAAACAATAAAGGCACTGGTGATTCTTCTGGCAATGTCCTGCTTGTCACCTTTGAAGGTGTCCAGCCTAATGATGTTAGCATAGATGTTATCCATTTG GTATTTTCTGCTTTTGGGTTTGTTCACAAGATAGCAACGTTTGAGAAAGCCGCTGGTTTCCAG GCACTTATCCAATATACTGATGCTCCAACTGCTCTAGAGGCAAAAAATTCGTTAGACGGAAGAAGCATACCGAG GTATCTACTGGCTCAACACGTCAGCATTTGTCACCTGCGCATTACATTTTCTGCGCACAAAGATTTGAATATTAAATTTCAATCACATCGCAGCAG GGATTACACAAATCCTTATCTTCCTGTTAATCCAACTGCAATCGAGGGAATCGCACAG CCCATGTTAGGCTCTGATGGGAAGATTAAGGAGCCAGAGAGCAATGTACTTTTAGCATCAATCGAGAACATGCAGTATGCTGTGGGAGTGGATGTTCTACACACT GTGTTCTCTTCTTTTGGTGCTGTCCGAAAGATTGCAATGTTCGAGAAGAATGGTGGAATGCAGGCTCTAATTCAGTATCCAG ATATAACAACAGCAGGAGTTGCTAAACAAGCTCTGGAGGGACATTGCATATATGATGGTGGTTACT GCACATGA